In Chitinophagales bacterium, a single genomic region encodes these proteins:
- the metG gene encoding methionine--tRNA ligase, which yields MNTPKRYLITSALPYANGLKHIGHLAGAYIPADIYVRYLRAQKRDVVFVCGSDEHGTAIPIQAMKEGTTPRAIIDKYHEAMKEDFADLNISFDIYHRTSDPLHHETAQEFFQYLNERGELETKETEQYFDESAKTFLADRYIKGTCPVCGSDRAYGDQCENCGSTLSPDELINPVSTLSGQPPIKKKTTHWYLPLGKHEAFLRQWIIEDHKDDWRGTVTGQCKSWIDGGLQSRAVTRDLDWGIRVPVSAGTEATTEAVDGKVLYVWFDAPIGYISATKQWAIDNEKDWKPYWYDKDTKLVHFIGKDNIVFHCIIFPIMLQLHGNILPDNVPANEFLNLEGDKMSTSRNWKLDMRDYIQDFVKKENGGGQCVDMLRYYLTQIAPETKDSEFTWKGFQDAVNSELVSIYGNFVNRTWVLMHKLCGGKVPRYHAEKADDLDKDLENDIKATKERVEGLLEQYKFREALFEVIDLSRKGNQYMQKKEPWILAKTISENPDQQLLIDNCLHYCLQLTANLAILINPFLPNTASRMCHMMKVVDKMLDWKNAGSVKLLSVGYTLRAPELLFRKVEDEEIKAQVEKLKAHSTPPPAQTIQVKKVDEKKETTAPVAKSEIQYDDFAKLDLRIGTIIAAEKVEKADKLLKLQVDMGTETRTIVSGIAMHFTPEEIVGKQVTVVANLAPRKMRGIESQGMILMAEDKTGKLHFLHTENKVEPGSGVS from the coding sequence ATGAACACTCCGAAAAGATACCTCATTACCTCTGCCCTGCCCTATGCCAATGGATTGAAACACATCGGTCATCTGGCGGGGGCTTATATTCCGGCCGATATCTATGTCCGCTATCTAAGGGCTCAAAAAAGGGACGTGGTTTTTGTCTGTGGCAGTGATGAACACGGCACAGCCATCCCCATCCAGGCCATGAAGGAAGGCACTACTCCCCGCGCCATTATTGACAAGTACCATGAGGCGATGAAGGAAGATTTTGCCGATCTGAACATTTCCTTTGACATCTACCATCGGACCAGTGACCCGCTCCATCATGAGACCGCTCAGGAATTTTTCCAATACCTGAACGAAAGAGGAGAACTGGAAACCAAAGAGACCGAACAATACTTTGATGAATCGGCCAAGACCTTTTTAGCTGACCGCTATATTAAGGGTACCTGTCCCGTTTGCGGAAGCGACCGGGCCTATGGTGATCAATGTGAAAATTGTGGCAGCACCCTGAGCCCCGATGAACTGATCAATCCGGTTAGCACGCTGAGCGGCCAACCCCCGATCAAGAAAAAAACCACCCATTGGTATCTCCCGCTGGGAAAACATGAGGCATTTTTACGGCAATGGATAATTGAAGACCATAAAGATGATTGGCGTGGAACCGTGACTGGTCAATGTAAAAGCTGGATCGATGGGGGGCTGCAATCACGTGCGGTAACCCGCGACCTTGATTGGGGTATTCGCGTTCCTGTTTCGGCAGGAACTGAGGCTACAACAGAGGCCGTAGATGGGAAAGTACTGTATGTATGGTTTGATGCCCCGATCGGGTATATCAGTGCGACAAAACAATGGGCCATCGACAATGAGAAGGATTGGAAACCTTATTGGTACGATAAGGACACCAAACTGGTGCACTTTATTGGAAAAGACAATATCGTTTTCCATTGCATCATATTCCCCATCATGCTTCAGTTGCATGGAAATATTTTACCGGATAATGTGCCGGCCAATGAATTCCTTAACCTGGAAGGCGATAAAATGAGCACCAGTCGCAACTGGAAACTCGATATGCGTGACTATATCCAGGATTTTGTAAAGAAGGAAAACGGGGGTGGCCAGTGTGTGGATATGCTCCGATATTATCTTACACAGATCGCGCCGGAGACCAAGGACAGCGAGTTTACCTGGAAAGGTTTTCAGGATGCCGTGAACAGTGAACTGGTGAGCATTTATGGCAATTTTGTCAACCGTACCTGGGTATTGATGCACAAACTATGTGGCGGTAAAGTACCCCGCTATCATGCAGAAAAGGCAGATGACCTGGACAAAGATTTGGAAAATGACATCAAGGCTACCAAAGAACGGGTAGAAGGATTGTTGGAACAATATAAATTCCGGGAAGCGCTATTTGAAGTAATCGATCTGAGTCGAAAGGGCAATCAATACATGCAGAAGAAAGAACCCTGGATCCTGGCCAAGACGATCAGTGAAAATCCCGATCAGCAATTATTGATCGATAACTGTCTGCATTACTGTCTTCAGTTAACGGCCAATCTCGCCATACTTATCAATCCCTTCCTGCCCAACACAGCCTCCCGCATGTGTCATATGATGAAAGTGGTGGACAAGATGCTGGATTGGAAAAACGCCGGGTCCGTTAAATTGCTTAGCGTGGGGTACACCCTGCGGGCACCAGAACTTTTATTCCGGAAGGTCGAAGATGAAGAGATCAAGGCCCAAGTGGAAAAGTTAAAAGCCCACTCCACCCCTCCCCCTGCACAAACCATTCAAGTCAAAAAAGTGGATGAGAAAAAAGAAACAACAGCACCCGTTGCCAAATCCGAGATCCAGTATGATGATTTTGCCAAACTGGACCTTCGTATCGGAACCATCATCGCTGCCGAAAAGGTTGAAAAAGCAGATAAATTGTTAAAACTTCAGGTGGATATGGGTACCGAGACCCGCACCATCGTTTCAGGAATTGCGATGCATTTTACACCAGAAGAGATCGTTGGTAAACAAGTGACCGTAGTTGCCAACCTCGCTCCGCGAAAAATGCGCGGCATCGAAAGCCAGGGAATGATCCTGATGGCAGAGGATAAAACAGGCAAATTGCATTTTCTGCATACAGAGAATAAAGTGGAACCCGGCTCCGGGGTTTCTTAG
- a CDS encoding LD-carboxypeptidase, with protein MIKYPPYLQKGDTIGILCPAGYMAAERVAECIRVLTEEWGFQVKVGKTVGGDSATYFSGTDEERFNDLQQMLDDDSIRAILCARGGYGMGRIIDQLNFKRFKKNPKWIIGFSDITVLHAHIYSNHYIATLHGPMANAFNDGGFINDYVQSLRAVLQGEKIRYQCEPHELNRKGEGIGELIGGNLALLAHVIGTESDIKTRGRILFLEDVGEYLYNIDRMMYQLKRSGKLSKLAGLIIGGFTDSKDTERPFGKSAYQIIEEHVREYDYPVCYGFPVSHEKENYALKVGVGYKLRVTRSRVFLEE; from the coding sequence ATGATCAAATACCCTCCTTACCTTCAAAAAGGCGATACGATCGGGATCCTCTGCCCCGCCGGGTACATGGCCGCTGAACGTGTGGCCGAATGTATCCGGGTTCTTACCGAAGAATGGGGTTTCCAGGTAAAAGTGGGAAAGACCGTTGGCGGAGATTCAGCAACCTATTTTTCGGGTACAGACGAAGAACGTTTCAATGACCTGCAACAAATGCTCGATGATGATTCCATCCGGGCCATTCTCTGCGCCCGGGGCGGATATGGGATGGGAAGGATCATTGATCAACTTAATTTCAAACGATTCAAAAAGAACCCCAAATGGATCATCGGGTTTAGTGATATCACCGTCCTGCATGCACATATTTACTCAAATCATTACATAGCCACCCTGCATGGCCCCATGGCCAATGCATTCAATGATGGTGGATTTATCAATGACTATGTACAATCCCTGCGGGCGGTTTTGCAGGGCGAAAAGATCCGCTACCAATGCGAACCGCATGAACTGAACCGAAAAGGGGAGGGGATCGGTGAACTGATTGGTGGGAACCTGGCCTTGCTGGCCCATGTGATCGGGACGGAGTCAGATATCAAAACCCGTGGACGAATACTCTTTCTGGAAGATGTGGGAGAGTACCTCTATAATATTGACCGGATGATGTACCAGTTAAAGCGAAGCGGCAAACTTTCAAAACTCGCCGGACTCATCATTGGGGGTTTTACCGACAGTAAAGATACCGAACGTCCCTTTGGCAAATCAGCCTACCAGATCATTGAAGAACATGTTCGTGAGTACGATTACCCCGTTTGTTATGGCTTTCCGGTCAGCCATGAAAAAGAGAATTACGCGCTAAAGGTCGGCGTAGGTTACAAACTCCGCGTCACCAGATCGCGGGTCTTCCTCGAAGAATAA
- a CDS encoding glycoside hydrolase family 3 C-terminal domain-containing protein, translating to MKQLLLSLTFCFFLFSSLAQDHSVKARELVSKMTLEEKAQFVVGMGMNIPGLINSGAPVVGQTLDKVAGAAGTTFSIPRLGIPNAVLADGPAGLRINPTRENEPGQTYFATAFPVGTLLASTWDTELVQKVGIAMGEEVKEYGVDVILAPALNIHRNPLGGRNFEYYSEDPFVSGHITAAMVNGIESNGVGTSIKHFAGNNQETNRNLVNTILSERALREIYLRGFEIAVKKSQPWTVMSSYNKINGVYTSEDPALLTTILRQEWGFKGFVMTDWFGGTDAIAQMKAGNEILMPGTPDQMKAILTAVKEGKLDEKVLDLNVERILNVLLGSVSYNKVSFSNKPDLKAHALIARTAAAEGMVLLKNEGMTLPLGENKSIAAFGNTSYDFISGGTGSGDVNEAYTVSLVDGLKNAGFMMDPSLLAQYEKFIKQEKAKLPPKKFFFELQAPIPEMSPSEAALKSAAEKNSIAFITIGRNAGEFQDRKKENDYFLSDAELELIDRVSTAFHAKGKKVVVIINTGGVIDVTAWRNKADAILLAWQGGQESGNAVADLVSGKVTPSGRLTTTFPANYDDLPSSRNFPGRNLSNEIVMSPAGFPLGFPSEVVYQEGIYVGYRYFTSFQVKPAYAFGHGLSYTQFKWSPVKLSAKNFSGRITATVEVTNTGKMAGKEVVQLYLSAPSGVLEKPALELKGFAKTRLLKPGEKQVITLTLTPEELASYHTDAAAWVAEGGTYTIKIGSSSENIRSTASFQLEKNIIVQKCHKVMSPQQPIKELNQKENPLRGF from the coding sequence ATGAAACAACTCCTTCTCTCCCTTACCTTTTGCTTTTTTCTATTCTCCTCTTTGGCCCAGGATCATTCGGTCAAAGCACGGGAACTGGTATCAAAAATGACACTGGAAGAAAAAGCACAGTTTGTTGTGGGCATGGGTATGAATATACCCGGACTCATCAATTCCGGGGCCCCGGTTGTGGGGCAAACACTGGATAAGGTGGCTGGTGCAGCGGGCACCACTTTCTCTATTCCCCGGTTGGGCATTCCCAATGCGGTGCTGGCGGATGGTCCTGCAGGATTGAGGATCAACCCTACGCGTGAAAATGAACCAGGGCAGACATATTTCGCTACCGCCTTTCCCGTTGGCACCCTGTTGGCCTCCACCTGGGATACAGAGCTGGTTCAAAAAGTAGGTATTGCAATGGGCGAAGAAGTCAAGGAGTACGGGGTGGATGTCATCCTCGCGCCGGCATTGAATATCCACCGCAATCCACTGGGTGGACGCAATTTTGAATACTATTCCGAAGACCCTTTTGTTTCGGGGCATATTACGGCCGCCATGGTCAATGGTATTGAATCAAATGGAGTAGGCACCTCGATCAAACATTTTGCCGGCAATAACCAGGAAACCAACCGCAACCTGGTCAATACCATACTGAGTGAAAGAGCATTGCGTGAAATTTATCTCCGTGGGTTTGAGATCGCAGTTAAAAAATCCCAACCCTGGACGGTGATGAGTTCCTATAACAAGATCAATGGTGTTTACACTTCTGAAGACCCTGCTTTGCTGACAACCATCCTTCGCCAGGAATGGGGGTTTAAAGGATTTGTAATGACCGATTGGTTTGGCGGAACGGATGCCATTGCGCAAATGAAAGCGGGCAATGAAATCCTGATGCCGGGTACGCCTGATCAGATGAAAGCTATTCTGACAGCTGTGAAAGAAGGAAAACTGGATGAAAAGGTATTGGACCTGAATGTGGAGCGGATTCTGAATGTATTGCTGGGTTCTGTATCGTATAACAAGGTTTCCTTTTCCAATAAACCCGATCTCAAGGCGCATGCCCTGATAGCGCGCACAGCTGCGGCGGAGGGTATGGTGTTATTGAAAAATGAAGGCATGACACTTCCCCTTGGAGAAAATAAATCCATCGCCGCCTTTGGCAATACCTCCTATGATTTTATTTCAGGGGGTACCGGATCCGGTGATGTGAATGAAGCGTATACGGTTTCGCTGGTAGATGGTTTAAAAAATGCTGGCTTTATGATGGATCCATCACTTTTGGCGCAGTATGAAAAATTTATAAAACAAGAAAAGGCCAAACTTCCCCCCAAGAAATTCTTTTTTGAATTACAGGCCCCCATTCCTGAAATGAGCCCATCCGAAGCAGCTCTGAAATCTGCTGCAGAAAAGAACAGCATAGCTTTTATCACGATCGGGAGAAACGCAGGCGAGTTTCAGGACAGAAAAAAAGAAAACGACTATTTTCTCTCTGACGCTGAATTGGAGCTGATCGACCGGGTCTCAACAGCTTTTCATGCCAAGGGGAAAAAAGTAGTGGTGATCATCAATACCGGTGGGGTGATTGATGTAACGGCCTGGCGTAATAAAGCAGATGCGATCTTGCTGGCCTGGCAGGGTGGCCAGGAATCTGGAAATGCGGTAGCTGATCTTGTTTCCGGAAAGGTAACGCCCTCCGGGCGCCTGACCACCACTTTCCCGGCGAACTATGACGACCTGCCTTCCTCCAGGAATTTCCCTGGCCGTAACCTCTCCAATGAGATCGTGATGAGCCCTGCGGGCTTTCCGCTTGGTTTCCCATCGGAAGTGGTGTATCAGGAAGGAATCTATGTAGGGTATCGCTATTTCACCAGTTTTCAGGTGAAACCCGCCTATGCCTTTGGTCATGGATTATCCTATACCCAGTTTAAATGGTCTCCTGTAAAATTGAGTGCGAAAAATTTTTCAGGCAGGATCACGGCCACGGTAGAAGTGACCAATACAGGTAAAATGGCCGGTAAAGAGGTGGTACAGCTTTACCTCAGTGCTCCATCGGGCGTGTTGGAAAAACCAGCCCTGGAATTGAAAGGATTTGCCAAAACACGATTGCTTAAACCCGGTGAGAAACAGGTGATCACCTTAACGCTTACCCCGGAAGAACTTGCTTCCTATCATACCGATGCGGCAGCCTGGGTAGCCGAAGGAGGAACATATACAATAAAGATCGGCAGCTCCTCTGAGAATATCCGTTCTACTGCTTCCTTCCAATTGGAAAAGAACATCATTGTCCAAAAATGCCATAAGGTGATGTCACCCCAGCAACCGATAAAGGAACTGAATCAAAAAGAAAATCCTTTACGTGGATTTTAA
- a CDS encoding Crp/Fnr family transcriptional regulator encodes MTLTDLDIAINKISPLSEETREEFLRAWSGWSVPRDHFMVKENAVCDHIFFVKKGILRIFYFKNGKEITEWIAMDGTFCLSILSFFERTPSRLQIQTLEASEIMGIHYDDLTGMAARFHEVETLFRKMMTLSLILSQYRMDSIQFETAQQRYDRLLETQPELLHRVPLTYIASFLGITPETLSRIRAHR; translated from the coding sequence TTGACCTTGACAGACCTGGATATCGCCATAAATAAAATTTCTCCCTTGTCGGAGGAAACCCGGGAAGAATTTCTTCGTGCCTGGTCAGGCTGGTCGGTACCCCGGGATCATTTTATGGTGAAGGAAAATGCGGTTTGCGATCATATTTTTTTTGTTAAAAAAGGCATTCTCCGCATCTTCTATTTCAAGAATGGAAAAGAGATCACCGAATGGATCGCCATGGACGGAACGTTTTGTCTTTCGATCCTAAGTTTCTTTGAACGCACCCCAAGCCGGCTACAGATACAAACCCTGGAAGCTTCCGAGATCATGGGGATACATTATGATGATCTGACGGGTATGGCTGCCCGTTTTCATGAAGTGGAGACCCTTTTCCGGAAAATGATGACGCTTTCGCTGATCCTTTCGCAATACCGAATGGATTCCATTCAATTTGAAACGGCACAACAGCGATACGACCGCCTGTTAGAGACACAACCCGAATTGCTCCACCGCGTACCCCTCACCTATATCGCTTCCTTTCTCGGCATTACGCCTGAAACCTTAAGCCGTATCCGAGCACACCGCTGA
- a CDS encoding dienelactone hydrolase family protein: MKRLCLLFLLFAGALSSIAQDQVIKLYEGPAPGSETWNWTEAENDNNMWQTKVVYNVSNPTLTVFSPEKGKANGTAAIICPGGAFYALSINSEGYDVAKWLAKKGVTCFVLKYRLAKTMGNDPTAEVAAKMGKKEFEDETGKVIPLSIADGKAAIAYVRQHAAAFGVYKDRIGIIGFSAGGTVTTSAAFGNNEWNRPDFIVPVYPYFPDGMQGEVKKGAPPMFVVAASDDGLGLAPHSVDLYNRWLKAGNTAEIHMYAKGGHGFGMRKQNMPSDHWIERLGEWMDQMGYMKKKEFDPALVAYERKEFKFAEGQVLPYRILYPENYDPKKKYPMILFLHGAGERGKDNEKQLIHGSRLFLNEENRKNFPAIVVFPQCPEESFWGTVNVDRSKQPIKLDFAYGSAPVWPQAAANALVRSLIKEGSVDEKRVYITGLSMGGMGTFESVYRNPDLYAAALPICGGGDPNSYSKKQAKIPFWVFHGAADAVVDVKLSRDMVERLKALKATVKYSEYPGVNHNSWDNAFAEPEYLKWMFAQRRK, translated from the coding sequence ATGAAACGCTTATGCCTACTCTTCCTCCTTTTTGCGGGAGCACTCTCCAGCATCGCGCAGGACCAAGTGATCAAATTATATGAAGGACCCGCACCGGGCTCGGAAACATGGAATTGGACAGAGGCCGAGAATGACAACAATATGTGGCAGACCAAGGTGGTATATAATGTAAGCAATCCCACCCTTACGGTGTTTAGTCCCGAGAAAGGCAAGGCCAATGGTACAGCGGCAATCATTTGTCCGGGTGGTGCTTTTTATGCCCTCTCCATCAATAGTGAAGGATATGATGTGGCCAAATGGCTGGCTAAGAAAGGGGTTACCTGTTTTGTATTAAAATACCGGCTGGCCAAGACCATGGGAAATGATCCCACGGCTGAAGTGGCCGCTAAAATGGGAAAGAAAGAATTTGAGGATGAAACCGGAAAAGTAATTCCGCTTTCGATAGCCGATGGAAAAGCTGCCATCGCGTATGTACGTCAGCATGCCGCCGCATTTGGCGTGTATAAGGATCGTATTGGTATTATTGGTTTTTCCGCCGGGGGAACCGTTACCACTTCCGCTGCTTTTGGGAATAATGAATGGAACCGTCCCGATTTTATCGTACCGGTTTATCCCTATTTCCCCGATGGCATGCAGGGTGAAGTGAAAAAAGGGGCACCTCCTATGTTTGTGGTGGCTGCCAGTGATGATGGTCTTGGGCTCGCCCCGCATAGCGTAGATCTTTATAACCGCTGGTTGAAAGCCGGAAACACCGCCGAGATCCATATGTATGCCAAAGGCGGACATGGATTTGGTATGCGGAAACAAAACATGCCTTCTGACCATTGGATCGAGCGCTTAGGCGAATGGATGGACCAGATGGGTTATATGAAGAAAAAAGAGTTTGATCCCGCTCTGGTGGCCTATGAACGAAAAGAATTCAAGTTTGCCGAAGGGCAGGTGCTTCCTTATCGCATTCTATATCCGGAAAATTATGATCCAAAGAAGAAATACCCCATGATCCTTTTCCTGCATGGAGCAGGTGAGCGGGGAAAAGACAATGAGAAACAATTGATACACGGCAGCCGGCTTTTTCTGAATGAAGAAAACAGAAAGAACTTCCCAGCGATCGTTGTATTCCCCCAATGCCCTGAGGAGTCCTTTTGGGGCACCGTAAATGTAGATCGCAGCAAACAACCCATTAAGTTAGATTTTGCCTATGGCTCTGCTCCGGTATGGCCCCAGGCTGCAGCCAATGCGCTGGTGCGCTCGCTGATCAAAGAAGGATCGGTTGATGAAAAACGCGTCTACATCACTGGTCTTTCCATGGGCGGCATGGGTACATTTGAATCCGTTTACCGCAACCCCGATCTCTATGCCGCTGCCTTACCGATTTGTGGTGGTGGCGATCCCAATAGTTATTCAAAAAAACAGGCTAAGATCCCATTCTGGGTCTTTCATGGCGCGGCAGATGCCGTAGTGGATGTCAAACTCTCCCGCGATATGGTAGAGCGACTCAAAGCGCTTAAGGCCACCGTCAAATACTCCGAATACCCCGGTGTAAACCACAATAGCTGGGATAATGCTTTTGCCGAGCCGGAATATTTGAAGTGGATGTTTGCGCAGCGGAGGAAGTGA
- a CDS encoding LD-carboxypeptidase encodes MDRKKFLTGSAALLSFPLTSFSASHEPEEDLPPVIPHYLKSGDLIGITAPAGFMMEEEMRPAIQQIESWGYRIRLGTTIGKKDFTFAGTDKERADDFQQMLDDPEVKAILCARGGYGAVRIIDQLKWETFKKHPKWIIGFSDVTVFHSHINRNLGFATIHSKMTNSFPEEWSKAEPIQIETILSIQKALGGEKMEYITGPHSANRLGKAEGVLVGGNLKTIESLAGSRSDLRTTGKILFVEDTGEYLYSIDRMFWNLKRSNKLSGLKGLIIGGFKIKKDDGGDEFGKTLEEIVMEKVKEYAYPVCFDFPVGHQKNNFALKCGVVHELVVGEEGCRLKELSGRK; translated from the coding sequence ATGGATCGAAAAAAATTCCTGACTGGTTCAGCGGCTTTGTTGTCTTTCCCGCTCACTTCATTTTCTGCCTCCCATGAGCCGGAAGAAGATCTGCCGCCTGTTATCCCTCATTACCTGAAGTCCGGCGACCTGATCGGCATTACCGCCCCGGCCGGGTTTATGATGGAAGAGGAGATGCGGCCCGCTATTCAGCAGATTGAAAGCTGGGGCTACAGGATCCGGTTAGGTACAACCATCGGGAAAAAGGACTTCACCTTTGCGGGAACTGATAAAGAAAGAGCAGACGATTTTCAACAAATGCTGGATGACCCGGAGGTCAAAGCGATCCTTTGTGCCCGGGGGGGATATGGTGCCGTACGCATCATTGATCAGTTGAAATGGGAAACATTTAAGAAACACCCGAAATGGATCATCGGGTTTAGTGATGTCACGGTTTTTCATTCCCATATAAACCGTAACCTGGGTTTTGCCACCATCCATTCAAAAATGACCAATAGTTTTCCAGAGGAGTGGAGCAAAGCCGAGCCGATTCAGATAGAGACCATTCTTTCCATACAAAAGGCCCTGGGTGGAGAGAAAATGGAATACATTACCGGCCCCCATTCAGCCAACCGGTTGGGCAAAGCCGAAGGCGTATTGGTAGGTGGTAACCTGAAAACGATCGAAAGCCTGGCAGGGAGCCGGTCTGATCTGCGTACAACCGGAAAGATCCTGTTTGTGGAAGATACCGGGGAATACCTGTATAGTATTGACCGTATGTTCTGGAACCTGAAACGAAGCAATAAGTTATCCGGTCTCAAAGGACTGATCATTGGTGGGTTTAAGATCAAAAAAGATGATGGGGGAGATGAGTTTGGGAAAACACTGGAAGAAATTGTGATGGAAAAAGTAAAGGAGTATGCCTATCCTGTTTGTTTTGATTTTCCGGTAGGGCATCAGAAAAATAACTTTGCACTCAAATGCGGAGTCGTGCACGAACTTGTCGTTGGGGAAGAAGGATGCAGATTAAAGGAGTTGTCTGGGAGGAAATAA
- a CDS encoding formate--tetrahydrofolate ligase: MKGAIQPIQDLARELGLQDEQYTSFGRYKAKIHPLPKDKIPAGKLILVTSITPTKAGNGKTTTSISLADGLNHIGKKAILALREPSLGPCFGMKGVGTGAGRSQLFPADEINLHFTGDFHAVSAANNMLAALLDNYNFHQQGTARELRETYWRRVLDVNDRSLRFIITGLHGGKNGLPAETGFDITPASELMAILCLSSDLDDLKKRINDILLGFTAGDTPLTTRDIAVGGAITALMKDAILPNLVQTQSGTPALVHGGPFANIAHGCNSLLATRTALQLGDYVLTEAGFGSDLGAEKFFNIKCRIAGLNPALSILVVTGQSLKLHGETSPKNLSTPDPAAVKKGLRNLERHIHILRSFGQKVLVVLNRFASDTEEEIEVIREGCRKFQVPFSFTEGFAKGPEGSTEAAKMIVSLTTEPAAPVQHTYALSDAVETKLKKVVQRIYGGKDIYLDKKARHQLKRIEKSGYAHLPVCIAKTQYSFTDTPEDIHTYEGFTISIDELMVNAGAGFIVAVCGEMVRMPGLNAEPAALSIDVVDGKVVGLGGE; encoded by the coding sequence ATGAAAGGAGCTATCCAACCCATTCAGGACCTGGCCCGTGAGCTTGGCCTTCAGGATGAACAATATACCAGCTTTGGCCGGTACAAGGCCAAGATCCATCCCTTACCAAAAGACAAAATACCTGCCGGCAAATTGATCCTTGTTACCTCGATCACACCTACCAAGGCAGGGAATGGGAAGACCACTACATCGATCAGTCTCGCGGATGGATTGAACCATATAGGTAAAAAAGCCATCCTCGCGCTTCGGGAACCTTCCCTGGGCCCCTGTTTTGGAATGAAAGGAGTGGGTACAGGTGCGGGGCGCTCACAACTATTTCCTGCTGACGAGATCAACCTCCATTTCACCGGTGACTTTCACGCGGTATCAGCGGCCAACAATATGCTCGCTGCCTTATTGGATAACTACAACTTTCATCAACAAGGCACCGCGCGTGAACTCAGGGAAACCTATTGGCGGCGGGTACTGGATGTAAATGATCGTTCCCTGCGGTTTATCATCACGGGGCTTCATGGAGGAAAGAATGGTTTGCCTGCGGAAACCGGATTTGATATTACGCCGGCCTCTGAATTGATGGCCATTCTCTGTTTATCATCTGATCTGGATGACCTGAAAAAAAGGATCAATGACATCCTGCTTGGTTTTACCGCAGGCGATACCCCACTCACTACACGTGATATCGCCGTAGGTGGCGCTATCACTGCACTGATGAAAGATGCGATACTTCCAAACCTGGTACAAACACAATCGGGCACCCCCGCACTGGTACACGGTGGACCATTTGCCAATATTGCGCATGGATGCAATTCCCTGCTGGCAACCCGCACCGCGCTTCAGTTGGGTGACTATGTGCTTACAGAAGCCGGATTTGGCAGTGATCTTGGCGCCGAAAAATTCTTCAATATAAAATGCCGCATTGCCGGTCTCAATCCCGCTTTGAGTATATTGGTAGTAACCGGGCAATCCCTCAAACTGCATGGGGAAACTTCCCCCAAAAACCTGTCCACTCCCGATCCGGCTGCTGTAAAAAAAGGGCTGCGCAACCTGGAGCGTCATATACATATCCTGCGCAGCTTTGGGCAAAAGGTATTAGTGGTGCTCAACCGGTTTGCCAGCGATACCGAGGAAGAGATCGAGGTGATCCGTGAAGGATGCCGGAAATTTCAGGTTCCATTTTCATTTACGGAAGGTTTTGCCAAAGGGCCTGAAGGTTCTACTGAAGCCGCGAAAATGATCGTATCACTGACCACAGAACCGGCTGCCCCGGTACAGCATACCTATGCGCTGAGTGATGCGGTAGAAACCAAATTGAAAAAAGTGGTACAGCGTATATACGGCGGCAAGGATATTTACCTGGATAAAAAAGCAAGGCATCAATTAAAACGGATCGAAAAATCGGGGTATGCCCACCTGCCGGTTTGTATTGCCAAAACACAGTATTCATTTACCGATACGCCAGAGGATATTCATACCTATGAAGGATTTACGATCAGCATTGATGAATTAATGGTAAATGCCGGTGCCGGATTTATTGTGGCGGTATGCGGCGAAATGGTGCGTATGCCAGGATTGAATGCAGAACCTGCGGCGCTGAGTATTGATGTGGTGGATGGAAAGGTAGTTGGGCTGGGTGGAGAGTAG